A window of Vigna unguiculata cultivar IT97K-499-35 chromosome 4, ASM411807v1, whole genome shotgun sequence contains these coding sequences:
- the LOC114181177 gene encoding receptor-like protein EIX1, which translates to MRRYSLNILYAALLLFHASGFALPFTTPIKPSPDAKCREKEREALLNFKQSLVDDHGILSTWNDHQNNTDCCTWEGIQCNHRTAHVHLLHLHGTNSQYLKGAINLTSLIPLQYIQHLDLSNNKFRLNHISQAICSFTNLKYLNLSFTLFSGRIPIQLGKLSLLRYLDLGGNLLLGPLPFQIGNLRHLKYLDLGGNYLSGEIPFQLTNLKQLQYLNLGDNSLSGAIPFQLRNLKRLHYLNLAGGDFNIEAEDSEWLSNLHSLTTLELSSLHNLSTSHQWLQSINALIPNLVELRLVDCSLSDTDIKTLFPSHSNFSTSLTVLDLSSNVLTSSTFLLLSNFTLQELYLRGNDIAFSSFLYPNFPSLNILDLSWNNLTSSVFEGNFNFGSKLRVLYLYDCILTDRSFPISSASTINSSSSLVILYLSSNLLKSSTVFYWLMNCTKNLQTLHLYDNMLEGPIPDGFGKVMNSLESFFATRNKLQGKIPSFFGNMCRLQTLDLSNNKLNGEISHFFQNSSWCNSHIFQNLDLSYNQINGKIPESIRLLSELQYLNLEENSLEGDVTESHLSNFSKLQTLSLSYNTLSLRFVSSWVPPFQVTALRLASCELGPSFPGWLQTQNSLQWLDLSDNELNNSIPVWFWNTLQNLFELDMSYNNLNGAIPDIPLKLH; encoded by the exons ATGAGGCGTTACTCTCTCAACATATTATATGCTGCTCTCCTTTTATTCCATGCCTCTGGATTTGCTCTCCCATTCACAACGCCAATCAAACCAAGTCCTGATGCAAAGTGCAGAGAGAAGGAGAGAGAAGCACTCCTCAACTTCAAACAAAGCCTCGTAGATGACCATGGCATACTCTCTACATGGAATGACCATCAAAATAATACAGATTGCTGCACTTGGGAAGGCATTCAATGCAACCATCGAACTGCTCATGTCCATCTACTTCATCTCCATGGCACCAATTCACAGTATTTGAAAGGTGCAATCAACCTCACTTCATTGATTCCCTTGCAATACATTCAACATCTGGACCTCAGCAATAATAAATTTCGATTGAATCACATCTCACAAGCCATTTGCTCTTTCACCAACTTAAAATATCTCAACCTCTCATTTACTCTATTTAGTGGGAGGATTCCTATCCAACTTGGAAAGCTTTCACTTCTAAGGTATCTAGACCTTGGAGGAAATCTTCTTCTGGGACCACTTCCTTTTCAGATCGGGAATCTTAGACACTTAAAATATCTTGACCTTGGAGGGAATTATCTATCAGGAGAAATCCCATTCCAGCTTACGAATCTCAAGCAGCTACAATATCTGAATCTTGGAGACAATTCTCTGTCCGGAGCCATCCCATTTCAACTTAGGAATCTCAAGCGACTACATTATCTTAATCTTGCAG GCGGTGATTTCAATATAGAAGCTGAGGATTCAGAGTGGTTGTCTAATCTCCACTCATTAACAACTCTAGAGTTGAGTTCATTGCATAATCTCAGCACCTCGCACCAGTGGCTACAATCTATCAATGCGCTCATTCCAAACTTAGTAGAGTTGAGGCTTGTTGACTGTTCTCTTTCAGATACTGACATCAAAACTTTGTTTCCTTCTCATTCCAACTTTTCAACTTCTCTTACTGTCCTTGATCTGTCTTCTAATGTGCTAACTTCCTCAACATTTctattgttatcaaattttaccCTTCAGGAGCTTTATCTTAGGGGTAATGACATtgctttttcatcttttctttatcCAAATTTTCCATCTCTTAATATTCTTGATCTCTCTTGGAATAATCTAACATCATCAgtttttgaaggtaattttaattttggctCTAAACTACGAGTACTTTATCTGTATGACTGCATTCTTACAGATCGAAGTTTTCCTATTTCCTCTGCTTCCACAATTAATTCTTCCTCTTCCCTTGTCATACTCTATCTCTCCTCAAATCTATTGAAATCATCTACTGTGTTTTACTGGCTTATGAACTGCACAAAGAATCTTCAGACCCTTCACCTTTATGACAACATGTTAGAAGGTCCCATTCCAGATGGATTTGGAAAAGTAATGAACTCTCTTGAAAGTTTTTTTGCCACCAGAAACAAATTACAAGGCAAGATTCCGTCTTTCTTTGGAAACATGTGCAGATTGCAGACCTTAGACCTTTCAAATAACAAGTTGAATGGGGAAATTTctcatttctttcaaaattcttCATGGTGCAATAgccacatatttcaaaatttggatttATCATATAACCAAATTAATGGCAAGATACCTGAAAGCATCAGATTGTTATCTGAGTTGCAGTATTTAAACTTGGAAGAGAATTCTTTAGAGGGTGATGTCACTGAATCTCATCTTTCTAATTTTTCCAAATTACAAACCTTATCCTTATCATACAACACATTGTCTCTAAGATTTGTCTCAAGTTGGGTTCCTCCTTTTCAAGTAACAGCATTGAGGTTAGCATCCTGCGAGCTAGGTCCGAGTTTTCCTGGTTGGCTCCAGACTCAAAATTCCTTACAGTGGCTAGATTTATCTGATAATGAGCTTAATAATTCTATACCAGTATGGTTTTGGAACACGTTGCAAAATTTGTTTGAGTTAGACATGTCTTACAATAATCTCAATGGGGCAATTCCTGATATACCATTGAAGCTTCATTAA
- the LOC114181043 gene encoding vacuolar iron transporter homolog 2-like has product MTSNQTSLNQAKLVLPTNDLEQQHATTLEIEPEETFDYSKRSQWLRAAVLGANDGLVSTASLMMGIGAVKQDLKVMILSGFAGLVAGACSMAIGEFVSVYSQLDIEVAQMKREKERMSGSDREDSNEEEKEGLPNPLQAAAASALAFSVGAMVPLLAASFIREYKVRIAVVVAAVTVALVVFGWLGAALGKAPVFRSSMRVLFGGWMAMFITFGLTKLIGSSGL; this is encoded by the coding sequence ATGACATCAAATCAAACATCCCTGAACCAAGCCAAGCTCGTTCTTCCAACCAATGACCTCGAGCAACAACATGCGACAACTCTCGAGATCGAACCCGAGGAAACCTTTGACTACTCGAAACGATCTCAGTGGCTGCGTGCGGCGGTGTTGGGAGCCAACGACGGTTTGGTCTCAACAGCGTCACTGATGATGGGTATTGGCGCCGTGAAGCAGGACCTGAAGGTCATGATCCTTTCAGGGTTTGCAGGGTTGGTGGCAGGAGCTTGCAGCATGGCCATAGGTGAGTTTGTGTCTGTGTACTCGCAGCTTGACATAGAGGTTGCCCagatgaagagagagaaagaaaggatgtCTGGGAGTGACAGAGAAGATAGCAACGAAGAAGAGAAAGAGGGTTTGCCAAATCCTTTGCAGGCTGCAGCAGCATCAGCTTTGGCTTTTTCTGTTGGTGCAATGGTGCCATTGCTTGCAGCGTCCTTTATAAGGGAATATAAGGTGAGGATTGCGGTGGTTGTGGCTGCTGTCACCGTCGCGTTGGTGGTGTTTGGTTGGTTAGGGGCTGCGTTGGGTAAGGCTCCGGTGTTTAGGTCTTCTATGAGGGTCTTGTTTGGGGGTTGGATGGCCATGTTCATCACCTTTGGTCTAACCAAGTTGATTGGTTCAAGTGGACTCTAG
- the LOC114181178 gene encoding receptor-like protein EIX1 → MVPYLATLDLSNNQIKGQIPDCWQSLNQLLFLDLSNNELSGNIPISMGNLFKLEALVLRNNKLTGELPSSLKNCTNLFMLDVGENKLSGPIPSWLGESMQQLIILNMQGNHFSEHFPIQLCYLRHIQLLNLSRNKLSKAIPACLKNFTIMSEKSINRTETQRLIYEYNTTTYWEIYGFFVSLAYSLDITWVWKGVEQEFRDPQLNLKSIDLSSNNFTGEIPKEVVCLVGLVSLNLSRNNLSGEIPSEIGNLSSLESLDLSRNDLHGRIPSSLSQLDFLGKLDLSYNSLSGRIPLGRHLQTFEGSSFEGNIDLCGEEINKSCPGENRTAKAEAATEKDEDDSDFFEALYMSMGVGFFVGFWGLLGPILIWKPWRIAYLSFLNKLYQLLV, encoded by the coding sequence ATGGTGCCGTATTTGGCAACCTTAGATTTATCAAACAATCAAATAAAGGGACAAATCCCTGATTGTTGGCAATCTTTAAACCAATTACTATTTCTTGATTTGAGCAACAATGAGTTGTCTGGGAATATTCCCATCTCCATGGGGAACCTTTTTAAATTAGAAGCATTGGTTTTACGAAATAATAAGTTAACAGGTGAACTGCCTTCCAGTTTGAAGAATTGCACTAACTTATTTATGTTGGATGTGGGAGAAAATAAGTTGTCTGGTCCAATACCATCATGGCTTGGAGAAAGCATGCAGCAATTGATAATCTTGAACATGCAAGGGAATCACTTCTCTGAACATTTTCCAATTCAACTTTGTTATTTAAGGCATATTCAATTGTTGAATCTCTCCAGGAATAAGTTATCAAAAGCAATTCCAGCATGCTTAAAGAATTTTACTATCATGTCTGAAAAGAGCATCAACAGAACTGAAACTCAGCGCCTTATATATGAGTACAATACTACTACTTATTGGGAAATCTACGGTTTCTTCGTGTCTTTGGCCTACAGTCTTGATATAACGTGGGTGTGGAAAGGTGTGGAACAGGAGTTCAGAGATCCCCAATTGAATCTTAAGAGTATTGATCTCTCAAGCAATAATTTCACAGGTGAAATACCAAAAGAAGTTGTGTGTTTGGTTGGGCtggtttctttaaatttatcaagaaacAATTTGAGTGGAGAAATTCCTTCTGAAATTGGAAATTTAAGTTCACTTGAATCTCTTGACTTGTCAAGAAATGATTTGCATGGGAGAATTCCTTCTTCTCTTTCCCAACTTGATTTCTTAGGAAAACTAGACTTGTCATACAACTCTCTTTCTGGGAGAATTCCATTGGGAAGACATTTGCAGACCTTTGAAGGCTCTAGTTTTGAAGGAAATATTGATCTTTGTGGTGAAGAAATCAACAAAAGTTGTCCTGGAGAGAATAGAACAGCAAAGGCAGAAGCAGCAACAGAAAAGGATGAAGATGATTCTGATTTCTTTGAAGCGTTATACATGAGCATGGGAGTAGGATTCTTTGTAGGATTTTGGGGCTTATTAGGACCAATTCTAATTTGGAAACCTTGGAGAATTGCTTACCTGAGCTTCTTGAACAAATTGTATCAGTTGTTGgtttaa
- the LOC114181393 gene encoding receptor-like protein EIX2 has protein sequence MGRYFLTTLYALLLLLHASDFALGFISAEAKCREKERQALLNFKQSLIDDYGILSTWTYDQNNTDCCNWKGIQCNHQTGNVHLLDLHGKDSHYLKGPINLSSLIHLQYIQQLDLSNNDFLWNHIPQAIGSFNNLQYLNLSFSQFSGRIPFQLGNLSKLRYLDLRTNFLQGSVPFQIGNLRQLQYLDLGANSLSGEIPFQLSNLHQLQYLDLGWNYLSGAIPFRNGDLPNLQTLCISGDLDIEAEDSEWLSNLHSLTTLGLRSLHNLSTSRHWLQAINMLIPNLIQLRLVDCSLSDTNIKSLFHPRSNFSTSLTVLDLCFNVLTSSAFQLLFNFSLHLQELYLTDNDIALSSFLYPNFPSLRILDLSRNNLTSSVFQDDFKFGSNLRDLRLYNCSLTDRSFPVSYASTINSSSSLAILGLSSNLLKSSTVFYWLVNSTKNLQTLNLCDNMLEGPIPEGFGKVMNSLEHFYVFNNRLQGKIPSFFGNMCRLQTLDLSNNKLNGEISHFFQNSSWCNRHILQNLVLSYNQITGKIPKSIKLLSELEYLHLDWNYLEGDVTESHLSKFSKLLHLDLSYNSLSLKFDSKWVPPFQLNYLYLASCKLGPSFPGWLQTQNSLMWLDITDNELNDSVPAWFWNKLQNLEWLNMSHNNLNGAIPDIPLKLPYKPSIILNSNQFEGTLPPFLLQASELLFSKNTFSDLYSFLCNQIIAPNLATLDLSNNHITGQIPDCWQSLDQLLFLDLSKNKLSGNIPISMGKLVKLEALVLRKNNLTGGLHSSLKNCTKLIMVDVSENNLSGRIPSWIGESMQQLIILNMQGNHFSEHFPIQLCYLRHIQLLNLSGNKLSKAIPTCLKNFTAMSEKSINRTETQRLIYGNNISDWEIYGPFMFFDYTFDITSMWKGVEHVFRDPQLNLKSIDLSSNNFTGEIPKEVVYLFGIVSLNLSRNNLIGEIPSEIGNLSSLESLDLSRNHLHGKIPSSLSQLDFLGKLDLSYNSFSGRIPLGRHLQTFEDSSFEGNIDLCGEQLNKSCPGDHTTAKLKEAVEGDRDDFVFYEALYMSMGLGFFAGFWGLIGPILIWKPWRIAYLRFLNRLTTEIQLC, from the coding sequence ATGGGGCGTTACTTTCTGACAACATTATATGCTCTTCTGCTTTTGTTGCATGCATCAGACTTTGCTCTCGGATTCATAAGTGCTGAAGCAAAGTGCAGAGAGAAGGAGAGACAGGCACTCTTGAACTTCAAACAAAGCCTCATAGATGACTATGGCATACTCTCTACATGGACATACGATCAAAATAATACAGATTGCTGCAATTGGAAAGGCATTCAATGCAACCATCAAACTGGTAATGTTCATCTACTTGATCTTCACGGTAAAGATTCACACTATTTGAAAGGTCCAATCAATCTCTCTTCATTGATTCACTTGCAATATATTCAACAACTAGACCTCAGCAATAACGATTTTCTGTGGAATCACATCCCACAAGCCATTGGCTCTTTCAACAACTTACAATATCTCAACCTCTCATTTTCTCAATTTAGTGGGAGGATTCCTTTCCAACTTGGAAATCTTTCAAAACTAAGGTATCTTGACCTTAGAACAAATTTTCTTCAGGGATCAGTTCCTTTTCAGATTGGGAATCTTAGACAGTTACAGTATCTTGATCTTGGAGCGAATTCTCTATCAGGAGAAATCCCATTTCAACTTAGTAATCTCCACCAGCTGCAATATCTTGATCTTGGATGGAATTATCTGTCTGGAGCCATCCCTTTTCGGAATGGGGATCTTCCTAACTTACAGACTCTTTGTATAAGTGGTGATTTAGACATAGAAGCTGAGGATTCAGAGTGGTTGTCTAATCTCCACTCCTTAACAACTCTAGGGTTGAGGTCATTGCATAATCTCAGCACCTCGCGCCATTGGCTACAAGCTATAAATATGCTCATTCCAAACTTAATACAGTTGAGGCTTGTTGATTGTTCTCTTTCTGATACTAATATCAAATCTTTGTTCCATCCTCGTTCCAACTTTTCAACATCTCTTACTGTCCTTGATCTGTGTTTTAATGTGTTAACTTCCTCAGCATTTCAACTCTTATTCAATTTTAGCCTTCATCTACAAGAACTTTATCTCACAGATAATGACATTGCTTTGTCATCTTTTCTTTATCCAAATTTTCCATCTCTTCGTATCCTTGATCTCTCTAGAAATAATCTAACATCATCAGTATTTCAAGACGATTTTAAATTTGGCTCCAATCTACGAGACCTTCGTCTGTATAACTGCAGTCTTACAGATCGAAGTTTTCCTGTTTCGTATGCTTCCACAAttaattcttcatcttctcttgCCATACTTGGTCTTTCCTCAAATCTATTGAAATCATCTACTGTGTTTTACTGGCTGGTGAACAGCACAAAGAATCTTCAGACCCTTAACCTTTGTGACAACATGTTAGAAGGTCCAATTCCGGAAGGATTTGGAAAAGTAATGAACTCTCTTGAACACTTTTATGTCTTCAACAACAGACTACAAGGCAAGATTCCATCTTTCTTTGGAAACATGTGTAGATTGCAGACCTTAGACCTCTCAAATAACAAGTTGAATGGGGAAATTTctcatttctttcaaaattcttCATGGTGCAATAGACACATATtacaaaatttggttttatcaTATAACCAAATTACTGGCAAGATACCAAAAAGCATCAAATTGCTATCTGAGTTGGAGTATTTACACTTGGATTGGAATTATTTAGAGGGTGATGTCACTGAATCTCATCTTTCTAAATTTTCCAAATTATTGCACTTAGACTTGTCATATAACTCATTGTCTCTAAAATTTGATTCCAAATGGGTTCCTCcttttcaattaaattactTGTATCTTGCATCTTGCAAGCTAGGTCCGAGTTTTCCTGGTTGGCTCCAGACACAAAATTCCTTAATGTGGCTAGATATAACTGATAATGAGCTTAATGATTCTGTACCAGCATGGTTTTGGAAcaagttgcaaaatttggaaTGGTTAAACATGTCTCACAATAATCTCAATGGTGCAATTCCTGATATACCATTAAAGCTCCCTTATAAACCATCTATAATTCTGAATTCAAATCAATTTGAGGGTACACTTCCACCATTTTTGCTACAAGCTTCAGAGCTGTTATTCtctaaaaatacattttcagatttgtattctTTTTTATGTAACCAAATCATTGCTCCGAATTTGGCAACTTTAGATTTATCTAACAATCACATAACGGGACAAATTCCTGATTGTTGGCAATCTTTAGACCAATTACTATTTCTTGATTTGAGCAAGAATAAGTTGTCTGGGAATATTCCCATCTCCATGGGGAAACTTGTTAAATTAGAAGCATTGGTTTTACGAAAGAATAACTTAACAGGTGGACTGCATTCCAGTTTGAAGAATTGCACTAAGTTAATTATGGTGGATGTGagtgaaaataatttgtctGGTCGAATACCATCATGGATTGGAGAAAGTATGCAGCAATTGATAATCTTGAACATGCAAGGGAATCACTTCTCTGAACATTTTCCAATTCAACTTTGTTATTTAAGGCATATTCAATTGTTGAATCTGTCCGGGaataaattatcaaaagcaaTTCCAACATGCTTAAAGAATTTTACAGCCATGTCTGAAAAGAGCATCAACAGAACTGAAACTCAACGCCTTATATATGGGAACAATATTAGTGATTGGGAAATCTATGGTCCCTTCATGTTTTTTGACTACACGTTTGACATAACGTCGATGTGGAAAGGTGTGGAACATGTGTTCAGAGATCCCCAATTGAATCTTAAGAGTATTGATCTCTCAAGCAATAATTTCACAGGTGAAATACCAAAAGAAGTTGTTTATTTGTTTGGGattgtttctttaaatttatcgAGAAACAATTTGATTGGAGAAATTCCTTCTGAGATTGGAAATCTAAGTTCACTTGAATCTCTTGACTTGTCAAGAAATCATTTGCATGGGAAAATTCCATCTTCTCTTTCTCAACTTGATTTCTTAGGAAAATTAGACTTGTCATACAACTCTTTTTCTGGAAGGATTCCATTGGGAAGACATTTGCAGACCTTTGAAGACTCAAGTTTTGAAGGAAATATTGATCTTTGTGGTGAACAACTCAACAAAAGTTGTCCGGGAGACCATACAACAGCAAAGCTAAAAGAAGCAGTAGAAGGTGATAGggatgattttgttttctatgaaGCATTATACATGAGCATGGGTCTAGGGTTCTTTGCAGGATTTTGGGGCTTAATAGGGCCAATTCTAATTTGGAAACCTTGGAGAATTGCTTACCTAAGGTTCTTGAACAGATTGACAACTGAGATACAGCTATGCTGA